From the genome of Papaver somniferum cultivar HN1 chromosome 2, ASM357369v1, whole genome shotgun sequence, one region includes:
- the LOC113352758 gene encoding DUF724 domain-containing protein 5-like — protein sequence MTFPLIYHRSSSLSHELRLLYDQIFTALPQTPHFNPLGNLSSDNFKEGIKLGYDISFINLVMKFGDFVDLNTFLLSDVESYTKEFKEFEEMGYDVSKLRNRFNQLNIKAEQDKELKNAMEKLEEEDKHRKAKIESQQHVYGNYSKRLKGSRGNKNPEIRD from the coding sequence ATGACATTCCCTCTAATATACCATAGGTCATCTTCTCTATCTCATGAGCTTAGACTCCTGTATGACCAAATTTTCACAGCACTACCACAGACACCTCATTTTAACCCACTTGGAAACCTAAGTAGTGACAATTTCAAAGAAGGGATAAAACTAGGTTATGATATATCTTTCATAAACCTAGTTATGAAATTCGGTGATTTTGTTGATCTGAATACTTTTCTGCTTTCTGATGTAGAGAGTTATACTAAAGAGTTTAAGGAGTTTGAAGAAATGGGTTATGATGTATCTAAATTGAGAAACAGATTTAATCAACTGAATATAAAAGCTGAACAAGATAAAGAATTGAAAAACGCAATGGAGAAATTAGAAGAAGAGGATAAACACAGAAAAGCGAAAATTGAAAGCCAACAACATGTTTACGGGAATTATTCGAAGAGACTTAAGGGTTCAAGAGGGAATAAAAACCCAGAAATCAGAGATTGA
- the LOC113354501 gene encoding F-box protein At3g07870-like → MQEMGKSPPVWWIHNFNDMHVKRQLQHIYAGDSISHDWAKVDIGLLFAANYLSGKGSLFYGREYGDKINFDFFGSPSMLFGRAGDYGLIGSCNGLIFSGKYQYHKDLDIIIICNPITGEYANISGFIKCNKDLYISQVVRGFGYVRTTNEYKVVRIYYRDEDEDEDYMGRVQVYTLGSGCGWRNKQTSCPRLNDRMVGTCANGAIHWNSNGSIHAFDLANEEFRTVS, encoded by the coding sequence ATGCAAGAGATGGGAAAATCTCCTCCAGTATGGTGGATCCATAACTTCAATGATATGCACGTTAAACGCCAGCTTCAACATATATATGCTGGTGATAGTATATCTCATGATTGGGCTAAGGTGGACATAGGTCTCCTTTTTGCAGCAAATTATCTTAGCGGTAAAGGATCACTTTTCTATGGAAGAGAGTACGGTGATAAGATTAACTTTGATTTTTTCGGAAGTCCTTCTATGTTGTTCGGTAGGGCGGGGGATTACGGCTTAATTGGTTCGTGCAATGGTTTGATTTTTTCAGGCAAATACCAGTACCACAAAGATCTTGACATCATCATCATATGTAATCCCATCACAGGAGAATATGCAAATATTTCAGGATTCATCAAGTGCAACAAAGATCTATACATTAGTCAGGTCGTTCGAGGATTTGGATATGTTCGTACCACCAATGAATACAAAGTTGTTAGAATATACTAtagagatgaagatgaagatgaagattacatgggacgGGTTCAAGTGTATACACTTGGTAGTGGGTGTGGATGGAGAAACAAACAAACATCTTGCCCACGGTTAAATGATAGAATGGTGGGTACTTGTGCAAATGGAGCGATTCATTGGAACAGCAATGGGAGTATCCATGCATTCGATTTGGCCAATGAGGAGTTCCGAACAGTCTCATAA